A single Anatilimnocola floriformis DNA region contains:
- a CDS encoding tyrosine-type recombinase/integrase has translation MPRKPHQAPPAYCLHKASGKAVVRINKQDHYIGLYGTPESHAEYERLIAEFRVAQEEHLQQRDAEVAAAGFTLTLSQVLKRYRTFAQGYYVKNGKPTKELVEMRYALRPLRKLYGNTLAREFGPLKLKAVRQHLVDGKELCRRVINHRIMRIKRFFKWAVSEELVPASVSHGLATVSGLRRGKTTAHEAPPVKPVADVWVDAILPYLSPQVAAMVQLQRLTGTRPGEVVIIRACDIDMSGDVWIYQPQDHKTEWRDHSRTIPLGPKAQQVIRPFLSLSTEQCLFSPRAAEEYRNSAKAENRNPNRKTPIYPCELRARERRRAAAKRRKSKRPKRDHYDVDSYGRAIKYAIKRANVDRAKAKLPLVPNWCPLQLRHSRATEVRKQFGIEGAQVTLGHVHANVTEVYAERNLELAITIARKTG, from the coding sequence ATGCCGCGCAAACCCCACCAGGCCCCTCCCGCTTATTGCCTGCACAAAGCCTCAGGCAAGGCCGTCGTCCGGATCAACAAGCAGGACCATTACATCGGCCTCTACGGCACTCCGGAGAGCCACGCCGAGTACGAACGACTGATCGCCGAATTCCGTGTGGCTCAGGAGGAGCATCTGCAGCAGCGAGATGCGGAAGTTGCTGCCGCCGGCTTTACCCTGACGCTCTCCCAGGTCCTGAAAAGGTATCGGACGTTCGCGCAAGGCTATTACGTCAAAAACGGCAAACCCACGAAGGAACTTGTGGAAATGCGGTACGCTTTGCGGCCGCTTCGCAAACTGTACGGCAACACGTTGGCTCGCGAGTTTGGGCCGTTGAAGTTGAAGGCAGTCCGCCAGCATCTGGTCGACGGAAAGGAACTCTGTCGTCGCGTGATCAACCACCGGATCATGCGGATTAAGCGGTTCTTCAAATGGGCGGTCAGCGAAGAATTGGTTCCCGCGTCCGTATCGCATGGTCTGGCGACCGTCTCCGGGCTCCGGCGTGGCAAAACGACGGCTCACGAGGCACCGCCCGTGAAGCCCGTTGCGGATGTGTGGGTCGATGCAATTCTGCCGTACCTGTCCCCACAGGTCGCTGCCATGGTTCAGCTTCAGCGGCTTACCGGTACTCGGCCCGGCGAAGTCGTGATCATTCGGGCCTGCGACATCGACATGTCCGGGGATGTTTGGATCTATCAACCTCAAGATCACAAAACAGAGTGGCGTGACCATTCACGCACGATCCCGCTCGGCCCTAAGGCACAGCAGGTCATTCGCCCCTTCTTGTCGTTGTCCACTGAACAGTGTTTGTTCTCGCCGCGGGCGGCCGAGGAGTATCGGAATTCCGCGAAAGCGGAAAACCGCAACCCCAACCGCAAAACACCGATCTACCCGTGTGAACTCCGCGCACGCGAGCGGCGGCGCGCCGCTGCGAAACGCAGAAAATCAAAGCGGCCGAAACGTGATCACTACGACGTGGATTCCTACGGTCGGGCGATCAAATATGCGATCAAACGGGCCAATGTCGATCGAGCCAAGGCCAAACTTCCGCTCGTCCCCAATTGGTGTCCGCTGCAGCTGCGGCACTCGCGAGCCACAGAGGTCCGCAAGCAGTTCGGCATCGAAGGCGCCCAAGTAACCCTCGGGCATGTGCATGCCAACGTGACAGAGGTTTATGCCGAGCGTAACCTGGAGTTGGCGATTACGATCGCTCGAAAGACAGGCTAG
- a CDS encoding DUF1580 domain-containing protein has translation MPSDLLNETLVTFAEVAKRIPSRRRGRPVHISSIHRYRSPGIDDVKLEAVRVGGTWMTSLEAFSRFCAALTAAKGGSGIGATGGSRGDDGADRELESSGW, from the coding sequence ATGCCCAGCGACTTGCTCAATGAAACTCTTGTCACGTTCGCCGAAGTTGCGAAGCGGATTCCGTCCCGCCGCAGGGGACGGCCAGTGCACATCTCGTCAATCCACCGCTATCGAAGCCCCGGAATTGATGACGTGAAACTTGAAGCCGTTCGCGTCGGGGGAACATGGATGACGAGCTTGGAGGCCTTCTCGCGATTCTGCGCGGCGCTTACGGCTGCAAAGGGTGGCTCCGGCATTGGCGCGACTGGTGGATCGCGAGGCGACGATGGCGCTGATCGTGAGCTGGAGAGCAGCGGCTGGTAA
- a CDS encoding reverse transcriptase domain-containing protein, protein MSGYGRWPHRQFAEGRREQRTLRPSSIPTASPIGRTTTERTTTFEQVVDPEHLLKIHFDLKRFGGPAPGIDGFSYEDYSVTEIAAVLRLVCSRIRVGDYLPSPSLIVPFKKDGGKTRDLRLRTIVDRIVSTAVNKIVMQAAERILRPCCFAYRPGLSTWDMLVAIEIAVLHRQCYFFQQDDIRKAFDNVPLALAVNSCQEHVPDARLRHLIEVILRGHDTSRTVGIDQGDPLSPVTLNLSMHSVLDLPLITAVQDGSPLYVRYSDNLGIAGRSALDVTRCFELARQRLGAHGMTLKGEDGGLTYLRRPGSQVRVLGTEISLEGTSLRYRPADPKGLRKGLDEAWQTPNPRTTAREVMRGWVTSQGMCVESVGAEGMVRMVRRAACEAGLLELPSLPEMSGWAINAQARWNGFRSRKLSNQLQLEAASAPSSDLDHLSR, encoded by the coding sequence ATGAGCGGATACGGTAGGTGGCCACATCGCCAATTTGCTGAGGGACGTCGGGAGCAAAGAACGCTACGCCCTTCGTCGATACCCACTGCGAGTCCCATAGGGCGGACTACCACAGAGCGGACCACGACCTTCGAGCAGGTAGTCGATCCTGAACACCTGCTGAAGATCCACTTCGACCTGAAGCGTTTTGGGGGCCCCGCTCCGGGCATCGACGGATTCAGTTACGAAGATTACTCGGTAACTGAAATTGCCGCCGTACTTCGGCTTGTTTGCAGCCGCATTCGCGTAGGCGACTATCTTCCCTCGCCCAGCTTGATCGTCCCCTTTAAGAAAGATGGTGGAAAGACACGCGACCTGCGACTTCGCACAATCGTAGACCGCATCGTCTCGACTGCGGTGAACAAAATCGTAATGCAGGCGGCGGAGCGCATCCTCCGCCCGTGCTGCTTCGCATACAGGCCAGGATTGAGCACTTGGGATATGCTGGTTGCGATCGAGATCGCCGTTTTACACCGCCAGTGCTACTTCTTCCAGCAGGATGATATTCGCAAAGCGTTCGATAACGTACCGCTCGCGCTCGCCGTTAACTCGTGCCAAGAGCATGTACCAGACGCTCGACTGCGGCATCTCATCGAGGTAATCCTGCGCGGCCACGATACCAGCCGGACCGTCGGCATTGACCAGGGCGATCCTTTGAGCCCGGTCACACTCAATCTATCCATGCACTCTGTTCTGGACTTGCCGCTAATCACAGCCGTCCAGGACGGTTCTCCGCTGTACGTCCGTTACTCCGACAACCTCGGCATAGCTGGACGCAGCGCGCTCGACGTGACCCGATGCTTTGAACTAGCCCGCCAGCGGTTGGGAGCGCACGGCATGACCTTAAAGGGAGAGGACGGAGGCCTAACGTACCTACGGCGACCTGGATCGCAGGTCAGGGTATTGGGCACCGAGATCTCCCTGGAAGGAACCAGCCTGCGATACCGACCAGCAGACCCGAAGGGCCTGCGGAAGGGACTAGACGAGGCCTGGCAGACTCCAAACCCAAGAACAACCGCACGTGAGGTTATGCGGGGCTGGGTAACGAGCCAAGGAATGTGCGTCGAGAGTGTCGGAGCTGAGGGGATGGTACGGATGGTGAGGAGAGCAGCCTGCGAAGCGGGATTGCTAGAACTACCCTCCCTACCGGAGATGTCCGGATGGGCTATTAACGCCCAAGCCCGATGGAATGGCTTCCGTAGCCGCAAGTTGAGTAATCAGCTGCAGTTAGAGGCTGCGTCAGCACCATCGAGCGATCTTGATCATCTCTCTAGGTAA
- a CDS encoding ATP-binding cassette domain-containing protein, whose translation MTDAEPVANYREEQIIRIGVRPTSVGRAPNCDIRLPNADISPHHVTLSRCGEGQPDLLLQDNGSQFGCFRNGERLKFGTLHLHDQLRLGNSVVYTVVELGLLPATAGSTPSGDPLSSSGMALLSHGMEIAKGGQLLLRDVTFSIPANSFVGILGPSGAGKSTLLQTLGGYLPPLAGWLEVDDVADAYADQEIHQRAVGYVAQDDVVFPNLTILENVRYAARLRYDAMPAATEYDDNVDRVLRQLDLERVANNLNYSGGQRKRLSVAIELLKRPRLLLMDEPTSGLDPAAEAELMSLLRSVSQEGTTVICTTHQLASIDRFDLLILLGVQKIGEAAARSEEPSDLRQLWDLIGFHIAPAEATSCHVGTVARVIRPAELKELIDFTSEAEIFSVLRDGLFDPATDEVPKQKPVPAPALPGESGGLSTIDLQEGFERLVASAHTSSNQLYFLASDATVWKQVRILLERFFIGVSRDRGFLTSLVVQPVALSALMVLSQFRSSADASVAFFLVVISIWLGMNNSVRDLIRERKTYVREKLAGLSPPTYYLSRAVSHAFLGAVQVTLLLLVTGILGKLLFSVDTWERLGLVGRFPWLWFVLFCCHFGGVGLGLMVSALSRSEETAVGWLPVLIMPQLLLSAVATGQADAPYSQPRPFRPFVKLMESGAYESTAARVADGLSLLCLSRPGALLAESPKRWVWVGDLTHLTLLLIAIWAAGIGVFLRRQREWHRELGLG comes from the coding sequence GTGACGGATGCCGAACCTGTGGCAAATTACCGAGAAGAGCAAATCATCCGCATCGGCGTACGTCCGACCAGCGTCGGCCGCGCCCCGAATTGCGACATCCGCCTGCCGAACGCAGACATCTCGCCGCATCACGTGACCCTTTCCCGCTGTGGCGAGGGCCAGCCCGACTTGCTGTTGCAGGACAACGGCAGTCAGTTCGGGTGCTTTCGCAATGGCGAGCGGCTGAAGTTCGGCACGCTCCATCTCCACGATCAGTTGCGGTTAGGTAATTCGGTTGTTTACACCGTAGTGGAGCTCGGTCTGCTTCCAGCAACCGCTGGCTCGACGCCTTCTGGCGACCCATTGTCAAGCAGCGGTATGGCGCTACTGTCGCATGGCATGGAGATCGCAAAGGGTGGACAACTTCTGCTTCGAGATGTCACCTTCTCAATTCCAGCGAACAGCTTTGTCGGTATTTTGGGGCCCAGCGGTGCCGGAAAAAGCACGCTGCTGCAAACATTGGGCGGTTATCTGCCACCATTAGCCGGTTGGTTAGAAGTCGACGATGTTGCCGATGCTTACGCCGATCAAGAAATCCACCAGCGAGCCGTTGGCTATGTCGCACAGGACGATGTGGTGTTTCCCAATCTAACCATCCTCGAAAACGTGCGATATGCGGCGCGTCTACGGTACGACGCGATGCCTGCCGCTACAGAATACGATGACAATGTCGATCGGGTTCTTCGCCAACTTGATCTGGAACGTGTGGCGAACAATCTGAATTACAGCGGAGGACAACGCAAGCGACTGAGCGTTGCAATCGAGTTGTTGAAACGACCTCGCCTCCTGTTGATGGATGAGCCGACCTCCGGCCTCGATCCGGCAGCAGAAGCTGAGCTAATGTCGCTCCTGAGGAGCGTTTCGCAGGAAGGTACGACAGTCATTTGCACAACGCATCAGCTGGCGAGCATCGACCGTTTTGACTTGCTGATTCTGCTCGGTGTTCAAAAAATTGGTGAGGCGGCGGCGAGAAGTGAAGAACCATCTGATTTGAGGCAGTTGTGGGACCTGATTGGATTTCACATTGCACCCGCCGAGGCCACGTCGTGTCACGTCGGTACCGTAGCACGAGTTATTCGGCCCGCTGAATTGAAAGAGCTAATCGACTTTACATCGGAGGCTGAGATTTTTTCCGTACTTAGGGACGGCTTGTTTGACCCAGCGACCGATGAAGTTCCAAAGCAAAAACCAGTACCAGCGCCTGCACTACCTGGCGAATCAGGTGGTCTCAGCACGATCGACTTACAGGAGGGGTTCGAGCGTCTGGTAGCGAGCGCGCACACGTCGAGCAATCAACTCTACTTTCTTGCAAGTGACGCAACGGTGTGGAAACAGGTCCGCATCTTATTGGAGAGATTCTTCATCGGAGTTAGCCGAGATCGGGGATTCCTCACCTCACTCGTGGTTCAACCGGTCGCGTTATCGGCCTTGATGGTGCTCTCCCAGTTCAGATCGAGCGCTGATGCGTCAGTCGCCTTCTTCCTAGTTGTCATCTCGATTTGGCTGGGGATGAACAACTCTGTCCGCGACTTGATCCGCGAGCGCAAGACCTATGTCCGGGAGAAATTGGCCGGATTGTCGCCGCCAACGTATTACCTATCGCGGGCCGTCTCTCACGCGTTCCTAGGAGCGGTCCAGGTCACACTGCTACTGTTAGTCACTGGCATTCTGGGCAAGTTGCTTTTCTCAGTCGATACCTGGGAGCGGTTAGGGCTGGTGGGGCGGTTCCCCTGGTTGTGGTTCGTGCTGTTTTGCTGCCACTTCGGGGGCGTGGGACTCGGACTCATGGTCTCGGCATTGTCGAGGTCGGAGGAGACGGCAGTAGGCTGGTTGCCGGTCCTCATCATGCCTCAGCTTCTGCTGAGCGCAGTGGCAACTGGCCAGGCAGACGCCCCATACTCACAGCCACGGCCATTCCGGCCGTTCGTCAAACTGATGGAGTCGGGGGCTTATGAGTCAACTGCGGCCCGGGTCGCAGACGGTCTGTCACTCCTGTGTTTGTCGCGCCCGGGAGCGCTGCTTGCGGAGAGCCCAAAACGGTGGGTTTGGGTAGGCGATTTGACTCACCTGACCTTGCTTTTGATAGCCATTTGGGCAGCCGGAATCGGCGTCTTTCTGCGCCGGCAAAGGGAGTGGCACCGGGAGCTAGGTCTTGGCTGA
- a CDS encoding carboxylesterase family protein → MKMPLVLLLALATALSAADKPQPDQKGLNFERLKAADANKDGLLTAEELGETLWKRISPYDADANGKLDAAELAALAAPKGNDKKNERPGGANSSFTVDEQRANNGQTLRYSLFVPPNATEPLPLVLCLHGAGGNTAAANLLASPASQKKYPCVVLAPACDGRSTRWVESSFRGKEKQRSVTPELMEILDKVVQETKADPKRVYVTGQSMGGVGTWGLIASYPDRFAAAVPICGIWEPADAPKMAKVPIWAFHGAKDPTVPVEGSRRMIAAVMAAGGEPKYTEFPDVGHGSWDSAYSTDGLWEWVFKQHR, encoded by the coding sequence ATGAAAATGCCCCTCGTCCTCTTGCTCGCACTAGCAACGGCACTCTCGGCCGCAGACAAGCCTCAACCGGACCAAAAAGGGTTGAACTTCGAGCGCCTCAAGGCCGCCGATGCGAACAAGGACGGCCTGCTGACTGCGGAAGAATTGGGAGAAACGCTCTGGAAGCGCATCTCGCCCTACGACGCTGACGCCAATGGCAAGCTGGATGCCGCAGAATTAGCGGCGCTTGCCGCACCTAAAGGTAACGACAAGAAAAACGAACGTCCCGGCGGCGCCAACTCCTCGTTCACCGTTGACGAACAGCGGGCGAACAATGGCCAAACGCTGCGCTATAGCCTGTTCGTACCGCCGAACGCCACGGAGCCGTTGCCGCTGGTGCTTTGCCTGCATGGCGCGGGGGGCAACACCGCCGCGGCGAATCTGTTGGCGAGCCCGGCGTCGCAGAAGAAGTATCCTTGCGTCGTTCTCGCACCGGCCTGTGACGGGCGCAGCACGCGTTGGGTGGAAAGCTCATTTCGCGGTAAAGAAAAACAGCGCTCGGTCACACCAGAGTTGATGGAAATCCTGGACAAAGTCGTTCAAGAAACGAAGGCCGATCCGAAACGGGTTTACGTAACCGGCCAATCCATGGGAGGCGTCGGCACCTGGGGCCTGATTGCATCCTACCCCGACCGCTTCGCTGCCGCCGTACCGATCTGCGGCATTTGGGAACCTGCGGACGCGCCGAAGATGGCGAAGGTGCCGATCTGGGCTTTCCACGGAGCCAAGGATCCGACGGTGCCTGTCGAAGGTAGCCGCCGCATGATCGCCGCGGTGATGGCTGCCGGCGGGGAACCGAAATACACCGAGTTTCCCGACGTGGGACATGGCAGTTGGGATTCCGCGTATTCCACGGACGGCTTGTGGGAATGGGTGTTTAAGCAGCACCGCTAG
- a CDS encoding alpha/beta hydrolase, with translation MRSVVLIGLIWLSVPGPSAAQKPVGQEHVYRKTESRELKLYVVSPVDWKAEDRRPAILFFHHGSWIVGGPTQFNEQGKYLATRGMVAIQVDYRLLDRNTNDPPIPCIEDARSSLRWVRANSEKLGIDPNRIASGGGSAGGHLAAFLGMMDGFDAPGDDTTISARSNVMILYDPAFDNGPGKWGHQRVKERYKEMSPFYNVGPKQPPSLIIVGEKDGIIPPKTVLAFAEAMKQAGNRCDAIVYPGKPHDFHNWNAAKPNPDYYETLERVDRFLISLGWLTGEPTIKMPSK, from the coding sequence ATGCGTTCGGTCGTACTGATTGGCCTGATCTGGCTGAGTGTTCCCGGCCCGTCCGCAGCCCAAAAGCCCGTGGGACAAGAGCACGTCTATCGAAAAACCGAATCGCGTGAGCTGAAGCTCTACGTTGTCTCGCCCGTTGACTGGAAGGCCGAGGACCGACGACCGGCGATTCTATTTTTTCATCACGGCAGTTGGATTGTCGGCGGACCAACGCAATTCAACGAGCAAGGCAAATATCTGGCCACCCGCGGCATGGTAGCTATCCAGGTCGATTATCGCCTCCTCGATCGCAATACCAATGATCCGCCCATTCCTTGCATTGAAGACGCGCGTTCTTCGCTGCGCTGGGTCAGAGCGAACTCAGAGAAACTAGGAATCGACCCCAACCGCATCGCCTCGGGCGGCGGTTCAGCCGGGGGGCACCTGGCGGCGTTTCTCGGAATGATGGATGGCTTTGATGCCCCGGGCGACGACACGACGATCTCCGCCCGCTCAAACGTAATGATTCTTTACGATCCGGCGTTCGACAACGGGCCGGGCAAATGGGGGCACCAGCGGGTCAAGGAGCGTTACAAGGAAATGTCTCCTTTTTACAACGTCGGTCCGAAGCAGCCGCCGAGCCTGATCATCGTCGGAGAGAAAGACGGAATCATTCCGCCGAAAACCGTGCTGGCCTTTGCGGAAGCAATGAAACAAGCTGGCAATCGCTGCGATGCGATCGTCTATCCCGGCAAGCCTCACGATTTCCACAATTGGAATGCCGCCAAGCCCAATCCCGATTATTACGAGACGCTCGAACGGGTCGATCGTTTCCTGATTTCACTCGGTTGGTTGACTGGCGAACCGACGATCAAAATGCCGTCGAAGTGA
- a CDS encoding nuclear transport factor 2 family protein, producing MTLDLPAPIAAYFEADLADGNAVAQCFTNNAVVKDEGHTYNGRAAIKNWKADTAAKFQYTTELLTLERQAEKTVVTCRLEGNFPGSPVNLRYFFELAGGKIASLEVIP from the coding sequence ATGACTCTGGATCTACCCGCGCCGATCGCTGCCTACTTCGAAGCCGATTTGGCAGACGGAAACGCCGTTGCTCAGTGCTTCACCAACAACGCCGTCGTCAAAGACGAGGGGCACACCTACAACGGCCGGGCTGCCATCAAAAACTGGAAAGCGGACACAGCCGCCAAGTTCCAGTACACGACCGAGCTGCTCACGCTTGAACGGCAGGCTGAAAAGACTGTGGTCACGTGTCGGCTGGAGGGTAATTTCCCGGGGAGCCCGGTGAACCTGCGGTACTTCTTCGAGCTCGCGGGGGGCAAAATTGCCTCGCTGGAAGTCATTCCTTGA
- a CDS encoding RNA polymerase sigma factor: protein MVNPFAEAIENEVDELDLVERAKEGDRAALEQLLLRHQAWVFNIAVRMVFQPQDAEEVTQEVLIKIVTRLSTFQGECKFRTWLYRIAVNHVLNMRRRRCEEKTLAFAAYGDAINGTPDLDLPDPNVVPVEIPILVEETKNACTMGMLLCLDRKQRLIFTLGAILGASDTVGAEVLEMTPDNFRQILARARRDLHSFMNNQCGLVNTSNPCRCPKKTRGFIQNGHVDPHNLMFVPRQVQRVRELAAEAVRDIDDLVERQHVEIFREHPFLQPPDQIAWLRRILDDGQVRAALRLN, encoded by the coding sequence ATGGTCAATCCATTCGCCGAGGCCATTGAGAATGAAGTCGACGAACTGGATTTGGTCGAGCGAGCCAAGGAGGGAGATCGTGCCGCGCTGGAGCAGCTCCTGCTCCGGCATCAGGCGTGGGTTTTCAACATTGCGGTCCGCATGGTCTTTCAGCCGCAGGACGCCGAAGAGGTAACGCAGGAAGTGCTGATCAAGATTGTCACTCGGCTCAGCACCTTCCAAGGCGAATGCAAGTTCCGCACCTGGCTGTACCGAATCGCTGTCAATCACGTCTTGAACATGCGGCGACGTAGGTGCGAAGAGAAAACGCTGGCGTTTGCCGCTTATGGCGACGCGATTAACGGCACTCCTGACTTAGACCTACCCGATCCGAATGTCGTGCCGGTTGAGATTCCGATCCTCGTCGAGGAAACAAAGAATGCCTGCACAATGGGCATGTTGCTCTGCCTGGACCGTAAGCAACGCTTGATCTTCACGTTGGGCGCTATTCTCGGCGCCAGCGACACCGTCGGCGCCGAAGTCTTGGAGATGACCCCGGATAACTTCCGTCAGATTCTGGCTCGCGCCCGGCGCGATCTCCACAGCTTTATGAATAACCAGTGCGGGCTAGTGAACACCAGCAATCCTTGCCGCTGTCCGAAAAAGACCCGGGGCTTCATTCAGAACGGGCACGTTGATCCGCACAATCTGATGTTCGTTCCTCGCCAGGTGCAGCGTGTGCGGGAATTGGCGGCTGAGGCAGTCCGCGATATTGACGATCTCGTGGAACGACAACACGTGGAGATTTTCCGCGAGCATCCGTTTCTTCAGCCCCCCGATCAGATCGCCTGGCTGCGGCGGATTCTGGACGACGGGCAGGTTCGCGCCGCGCTGCGCTTGAATTGA
- a CDS encoding alpha/beta hydrolase — translation MVAFSQTDFTEDLKKITVPTLVMHGDDDQIVPYANSGPLSAQLVKGAVLKTYPGFPHGMPTTHADQINADLLAFIQL, via the coding sequence ATAGTTGCCTTCTCCCAAACAGACTTCACGGAGGACCTGAAGAAGATCACAGTCCCCACGCTCGTCATGCACGGCGACGATGACCAGATTGTCCCGTATGCGAACTCAGGCCCGTTGAGCGCACAATTGGTGAAAGGAGCGGTCCTGAAGACTTACCCAGGTTTTCCCCACGGCATGCCGACCACGCATGCGGATCAAATCAATGCCGATTTGCTCGCGTTCATTCAGTTGTGA
- a CDS encoding alpha/beta fold hydrolase, which translates to MSTITVKDGTEIYYKDWGSGQPIVFSHGWPLSSEDWDSQLMYFLSRGYRVIAHDRRGHGRSSQVADGHDMDHYADDLAALTAHLDLQNAVHVGHSTGGGEVTRYLARHGASRVAKAVLISAVPPLMVQTPANPGGLPKHVFDDFQAQVANNRAQFYLDVPTGPFYGFNRPGAKASEGVIRNWWREGAL; encoded by the coding sequence ATGAGCACGATCACCGTGAAAGACGGCACCGAGATCTATTACAAGGATTGGGGTAGCGGGCAGCCGATCGTGTTCTCGCATGGCTGGCCCCTGTCCAGCGAAGACTGGGACTCGCAACTGATGTATTTCCTCAGTCGAGGCTACCGCGTCATCGCGCATGACCGGAGGGGGCACGGGCGCTCCAGCCAGGTTGCCGACGGGCACGACATGGACCACTATGCCGACGATCTGGCGGCGCTTACAGCGCATCTCGACTTGCAAAATGCCGTCCACGTCGGGCATTCGACGGGCGGCGGGGAGGTCACTCGCTATCTCGCGCGTCACGGCGCCAGTCGCGTCGCCAAAGCAGTCCTCATCAGCGCGGTGCCGCCACTGATGGTCCAGACTCCGGCGAATCCCGGCGGTTTGCCCAAACACGTGTTCGACGATTTTCAAGCTCAGGTAGCCAACAACCGGGCGCAGTTCTACCTGGATGTGCCGACCGGGCCGTTTTACGGTTTCAACCGTCCCGGCGCGAAGGCCTCCGAGGGTGTGATTCGGAACTGGTGGCGCGAAGGCGCACTATGA
- a CDS encoding alpha/beta hydrolase, which produces MTLKTVLAKSLGFCLLATSGVLAADPVVPDSVQWETGIEYANPDGTHLQLNLARPKAGAGPFPAVLCIHGGGFRAGKRESYDAQCLKLAERGYVAATITYRLAPQQKFPAAVHDTKAAVRWLRANAKAHKINPDKIGVTGGSAGGHLAQFLAVTANVPQFEGTGGNADQSSRVSCVVNVYGPSDFTQSYGKSVDAHEVLPLWFGGNLETARALHIQGSPLYWVTPNAAPTLCIHGTEDKYVAHEQAVWLVDKLKAATVEAELLTLPGAGHGFKGADAEKAEAALLEFFAKHLK; this is translated from the coding sequence ATGACGCTCAAAACAGTCTTGGCGAAGTCGCTTGGATTTTGCTTGCTGGCGACCAGCGGGGTGCTCGCCGCCGATCCCGTCGTACCCGATTCCGTGCAGTGGGAAACTGGAATCGAGTATGCCAATCCTGACGGTACGCATTTGCAATTGAATCTTGCTCGGCCCAAGGCAGGTGCTGGGCCATTTCCCGCTGTACTCTGCATCCACGGGGGTGGTTTCCGGGCTGGCAAACGCGAATCCTATGACGCGCAGTGCCTCAAATTAGCCGAGCGCGGTTACGTGGCAGCGACCATCACCTACCGACTGGCGCCGCAGCAGAAGTTCCCAGCCGCAGTCCACGACACCAAGGCCGCCGTTCGCTGGCTGCGCGCGAATGCGAAGGCCCACAAAATCAATCCGGACAAGATCGGAGTCACGGGCGGTTCCGCCGGCGGCCATCTGGCCCAGTTCCTGGCCGTCACCGCAAACGTGCCACAGTTTGAGGGGACCGGCGGAAATGCAGATCAATCGAGCCGTGTGAGCTGTGTGGTTAACGTCTATGGTCCTAGCGACTTCACTCAATCCTATGGAAAGAGCGTTGATGCACACGAAGTGCTTCCCCTCTGGTTCGGCGGCAATCTGGAGACGGCGCGGGCGTTGCACATTCAAGGCAGCCCACTCTATTGGGTCACTCCGAATGCCGCGCCGACGCTCTGCATTCACGGCACGGAAGATAAGTACGTCGCGCACGAGCAAGCCGTTTGGCTCGTTGATAAGCTCAAGGCGGCGACCGTTGAAGCTGAACTGCTAACGCTTCCCGGCGCGGGCCACGGCTTCAAGGGAGCGGATGCCGAGAAGGCCGAAGCCGCCTTACTGGAGTTTTTTGCGAAGCATTTGAAATGA